A part of Microbacterium terregens genomic DNA contains:
- a CDS encoding RNA-binding protein yields MLAAALEHVVKGIVDHPDDVAIRSSTSPRGDVLEVHVHPDDRGRVIGRGGRTAKALRTLITALADGRRVRVDVADD; encoded by the coding sequence GTGCTCGCCGCCGCGCTCGAGCATGTCGTCAAGGGGATCGTGGATCACCCGGACGACGTGGCCATCCGCTCTTCGACGTCCCCGCGTGGCGACGTCCTGGAGGTTCATGTGCACCCGGATGATCGGGGTCGCGTGATCGGGCGCGGCGGCCGCACGGCGAAAGCCCTGCGCACGCTGATCACTGCACTCGCAGACGGCCGGCGCGTTCGCGTCGACGTCGCGGACGACTGA